A DNA window from Pseudomonas sp. B21-056 contains the following coding sequences:
- the metG gene encoding methionine--tRNA ligase produces the protein MSEPRKILVTSALPYANGSIHLGHMLEYIQTDMWVRFQKHRGNQCIYVCADDAHGSAIMLRAEKEGITPEQLIANVQAEHSADFAEFLVDFDNFHSTHAEENRELSSQIYLKLRDAGHIATRSITQYFDPEKKMFLADRFIKGTCPKCGTEDQYGDNCEKCGATYAPTDLKDPKSAISGATPVLKDSQHFFFKLPDFQQMLQAWTRSGTLQDAVANKLAEWLDAGLQQWDISRDAPYFGFEIPDEPGKYFYVWLDAPIGYMASFKNLCNRTPELDFDAFWGKDSTAELYHFIGKDIVNFHALFWPAMLEGAGFRKPTGINVHGYLTVNGQKMSKSRGTFIKARTYLDHLSPEYLRYYYAAKLGRGVDDLDLNLEDFVQKVNSDLVGKVVNIASRCAGFIHKGNAGVLVAGNAAPELTDAFLAAAPSIAEAYEARDFARAMREIMALADRANAWIADKAPWSLNKQEGKQDEVQAICALGVNLFRQLVIFLKPVLPLLAADAEAFLNVAPLSWNDHQTLLSNHQLNEFKPLMTRIDAAKVQAMTDASKEDLAASQTDTGATAGNGELVKDPLSPEIEFDAFAAVDLRVALIVKAEAVEGADKLLRLTLDIGDEQRNVFSGIKSAYPDPAKLEGRLTMMIANLKPRKMRFGISEGMVMAAGPGGEEIYLLSPDSGAKPGQRIK, from the coding sequence ATGTCCGAGCCACGCAAGATCCTCGTCACCAGCGCCCTGCCCTATGCCAATGGTTCGATTCACCTCGGCCATATGCTGGAGTACATCCAGACCGATATGTGGGTGCGCTTCCAGAAACATCGCGGCAACCAATGCATCTATGTCTGCGCCGACGACGCCCACGGTTCGGCCATCATGTTGCGCGCGGAAAAGGAAGGCATCACCCCGGAACAACTGATCGCCAACGTCCAGGCTGAACACAGCGCCGACTTTGCCGAGTTCCTGGTGGACTTCGACAATTTCCACTCCACTCACGCCGAAGAAAACCGTGAGCTGTCGAGCCAGATCTACCTGAAGCTGCGTGACGCCGGGCACATCGCTACCCGTTCGATCACCCAGTACTTCGACCCGGAAAAGAAAATGTTCCTGGCCGACCGCTTCATCAAGGGCACCTGCCCGAAATGCGGCACCGAAGACCAATACGGCGACAACTGCGAAAAATGCGGCGCGACCTACGCACCGACCGACCTGAAAGACCCGAAATCGGCGATCTCCGGCGCGACCCCGGTGCTCAAGGACTCCCAGCATTTCTTCTTCAAGCTGCCGGACTTCCAGCAGATGCTGCAGGCCTGGACCCGCAGCGGCACCCTGCAGGACGCCGTCGCCAACAAGCTCGCCGAATGGCTCGACGCCGGCCTGCAACAATGGGACATCTCCCGCGATGCGCCGTACTTCGGCTTCGAGATCCCCGATGAGCCGGGCAAGTACTTCTACGTCTGGCTGGACGCGCCGATCGGCTACATGGCCAGTTTCAAGAACCTCTGCAACCGCACGCCGGAGCTGGACTTCGACGCGTTCTGGGGCAAGGACTCCACCGCCGAGCTGTATCACTTCATCGGCAAGGACATCGTCAACTTCCACGCCCTGTTCTGGCCCGCGATGCTTGAAGGCGCCGGTTTCCGCAAGCCGACCGGCATCAACGTCCACGGCTACCTGACCGTCAACGGCCAGAAGATGTCCAAGTCCCGCGGCACCTTCATCAAGGCCCGCACCTACCTGGACCACCTGTCGCCGGAATACCTGCGCTACTACTACGCGGCCAAGCTCGGCCGTGGCGTCGACGACCTGGACCTGAACCTCGAGGACTTCGTGCAGAAGGTCAACTCCGACCTGGTGGGCAAGGTCGTCAACATCGCCAGCCGTTGCGCCGGTTTTATCCACAAAGGCAACGCCGGCGTGCTGGTGGCGGGTAACGCTGCACCGGAGCTGACCGACGCGTTCCTGGCCGCCGCGCCAAGCATCGCCGAAGCCTACGAGGCCCGCGATTTTGCCCGCGCCATGCGCGAAATCATGGCCCTGGCCGACCGCGCCAATGCCTGGATCGCCGATAAAGCGCCGTGGTCGCTGAACAAACAGGAAGGCAAGCAGGATGAGGTCCAGGCGATCTGCGCATTGGGCGTCAACCTGTTCCGCCAACTGGTGATTTTCCTCAAGCCGGTGCTGCCGCTGCTGGCCGCCGATGCCGAAGCGTTCCTGAACGTCGCGCCGCTGAGCTGGAACGATCACCAGACCCTGCTGAGCAATCATCAGTTGAACGAGTTCAAGCCGCTGATGACCCGCATCGACGCCGCCAAGGTGCAAGCCATGACCGACGCTTCCAAGGAAGACCTGGCCGCCAGCCAGACCGACACCGGGGCCACTGCCGGCAACGGCGAACTGGTCAAGGACCCGCTGTCGCCGGAAATCGAGTTCGACGCGTTTGCCGCCGTTGACCTGCGCGTGGCGCTGATCGTCAAGGCCGAGGCCGTCGAGGGCGCCGACAAGCTGCTGCGCCTGACCCTGGACATCGGCGACGAGCAACGCAACGTGTTCTCCGGCATCAAGAGCGCCTACCCGGACCCGGCCAAGCTCGAAGGCCGCTTGACGATGATGATCGCCAACCTCAAGCCACGCAAAATGCGCTTCGGCATCTCGGAAGGCATGGTGATGGCGGCGGGCCCAGGCGGCGAGGAAATCTATCTGCTGAGCCCTGACAGCGGCGCCAAGCCGGGTCAGCGGATCAAGTAA
- a CDS encoding SDR family oxidoreductase, whose product MQLTDKVIIITGGCQGLGRSMAEYFAGKGAKLALVDLNQEKLDQAVAACVAKGVEARAYLCNVADEEQVSDMVARVAADFGAIHGLINNAGILRDGLLLKVKDGEMTKMSLAQWQAVIDVNLTGVFLCTREVAAKMVELKNSGAIINISSISRAGNIGQTNYSAAKAGVAAATVTWAKELARYGIRVAAIAPGFIETEMTQGMKPEALERMTSGIPLKRMGRPEEIAHSAAYIFENDYYTGRILEMDGGLRM is encoded by the coding sequence ATGCAACTCACTGACAAAGTAATCATTATCACCGGCGGTTGCCAGGGTCTGGGCCGCTCCATGGCCGAGTATTTTGCCGGCAAAGGCGCGAAGCTCGCCCTGGTGGACCTCAACCAGGAAAAACTCGACCAGGCCGTTGCCGCCTGCGTGGCCAAGGGCGTCGAAGCCCGGGCGTACCTGTGCAACGTTGCCGATGAAGAACAGGTGAGCGACATGGTCGCCCGGGTCGCCGCAGATTTTGGTGCGATCCATGGGTTGATCAACAACGCCGGGATCCTGCGTGACGGCTTGCTGCTCAAGGTCAAGGACGGCGAGATGACCAAGATGAGCCTGGCCCAGTGGCAGGCCGTGATCGACGTCAACCTCACCGGTGTGTTCCTGTGCACCCGTGAAGTGGCGGCGAAAATGGTCGAGCTGAAGAACAGCGGCGCCATCATCAATATCTCGTCGATCTCCCGGGCCGGCAACATCGGCCAGACCAACTACTCGGCCGCCAAGGCCGGCGTGGCGGCCGCCACTGTGACCTGGGCCAAGGAACTGGCGCGCTACGGTATTCGTGTCGCCGCCATCGCACCGGGCTTCATCGAAACCGAAATGACCCAGGGCATGAAACCCGAGGCCCTGGAAAGAATGACGTCCGGGATTCCCCTCAAGCGCATGGGTCGGCCCGAAGAGATCGCTCATTCGGCGGCCTATATCTTCGAGAACGACTATTACACCGGACGGATCCTGGAGATGGACGGCGGGTTGCGGATGTAA
- a CDS encoding co-chaperone GroES, which translates to MKLRPLHDRVVIRRSEEEKKSLGGIVLPGSAAEKANHGEVLAVGTGRVLDNGEVRALAVKVGDKVVFGPYSGSNTVKVDGEELLVMGESEILAVLEG; encoded by the coding sequence ATGAAGCTTCGTCCTCTGCATGACCGCGTCGTCATCCGTCGCAGCGAAGAAGAGAAGAAATCCCTTGGCGGTATTGTCCTGCCAGGTTCGGCTGCCGAAAAAGCCAACCACGGTGAAGTTCTCGCTGTAGGTACCGGCCGTGTGCTGGACAACGGTGAAGTGCGTGCGCTGGCCGTGAAAGTGGGTGACAAGGTCGTGTTCGGCCCTTACTCCGGCAGCAACACAGTAAAAGTCGACGGCGAAGAACTGCTGGTAATGGGCGAGAGCGAAATCCTCGCTGTTCTCGAAGGCTGA
- the groL gene encoding chaperonin GroEL (60 kDa chaperone family; promotes refolding of misfolded polypeptides especially under stressful conditions; forms two stacked rings of heptamers to form a barrel-shaped 14mer; ends can be capped by GroES; misfolded proteins enter the barrel where they are refolded when GroES binds), which translates to MAAKEVKFGDSARKKMLAGVNVLADAVKATLGPKGRNVIIEKSFGAPTITKDGVSVAKEIELKDRFENMGAQLVKDVASRANDDAGDGTTTATVLAQSIVNEGLKAVAAGMNPMDLKRGIDKATIAIVKELKALSKPCADSKAIAQVGTISANSDNSIGDIIAEAMEKVGKEGVITVEEGSGLENELSVVEGMQFDRGYLSPYFVNKPDTMVAELDGPLILLVDKKISNIREMLPVLEAVAKAGRPLLIVAEDVEGEALATLVVNNMRGIVKVAAVKAPGFGDRRKAMLQDIAVLTGGTVISEEIGLSLESTTLEHLGNAKRVILSKENTTVIDGAGVETDIQARVAQIRAQVAETSSDYDREKLQERLAKLSGGVAVIKVGAGSEVEMKEKKARVEDALHATRAAVEEGVVPGGGVALVRALQAISELKGDNADQNVGITLLRRAVEAPLRQIVANSGDEPSVVVDKVKQGSGNYGYNAATGEYGDMIEMGILDPAKVTRSALQAAASVASLMITTEAMIAEIKEDAPAGGGMPDMGGMGGMGGMM; encoded by the coding sequence ATGGCTGCTAAAGAAGTTAAATTCGGCGATTCCGCCCGCAAGAAAATGCTCGCCGGTGTCAACGTCCTGGCTGACGCAGTAAAAGCGACCCTGGGCCCGAAAGGCCGTAACGTGATCATCGAGAAGAGCTTCGGCGCTCCGACCATCACCAAGGACGGCGTTTCCGTAGCCAAGGAAATCGAGCTCAAGGACCGTTTCGAAAACATGGGCGCGCAGCTGGTCAAGGACGTTGCCTCCCGTGCCAACGACGACGCCGGTGACGGCACCACCACCGCCACCGTGCTGGCTCAATCGATCGTCAACGAAGGCCTGAAAGCCGTCGCTGCCGGCATGAACCCGATGGACCTCAAGCGCGGTATCGACAAGGCGACCATCGCCATCGTCAAAGAGCTGAAGGCCCTGTCCAAGCCGTGCGCCGACTCCAAGGCCATCGCCCAGGTAGGTACCATCTCGGCCAACTCCGACAACTCCATCGGCGACATCATTGCCGAAGCCATGGAAAAAGTCGGTAAAGAAGGCGTGATCACCGTTGAAGAAGGCTCGGGCCTGGAAAACGAACTGTCCGTCGTGGAAGGCATGCAGTTCGACCGTGGCTACCTGTCGCCCTACTTCGTCAACAAGCCGGACACCATGGTTGCCGAGCTCGACGGCCCGCTGATCCTGCTGGTCGACAAGAAGATCTCCAACATCCGTGAAATGCTGCCAGTGCTGGAAGCCGTTGCCAAAGCCGGCCGCCCACTGCTGATCGTGGCCGAAGACGTTGAAGGCGAAGCCCTGGCGACCCTGGTTGTGAACAACATGCGTGGCATCGTCAAGGTTGCTGCCGTCAAGGCACCAGGCTTCGGCGACCGTCGCAAGGCCATGCTGCAGGACATCGCCGTCCTGACCGGCGGTACCGTGATTTCCGAAGAAATCGGCCTGAGCCTGGAAAGCACCACCCTGGAGCACCTGGGTAACGCCAAGCGCGTGATCCTGTCCAAGGAAAACACCACCGTGATCGACGGTGCCGGCGTCGAGACTGACATCCAGGCTCGCGTTGCCCAGATCCGTGCACAAGTAGCCGAGACTTCCTCCGACTACGACCGTGAAAAACTGCAGGAACGTCTGGCCAAGCTGTCCGGCGGTGTTGCGGTCATCAAGGTTGGCGCCGGTTCCGAAGTTGAAATGAAAGAGAAGAAAGCCCGCGTTGAAGACGCCCTGCACGCCACTCGCGCAGCCGTCGAAGAAGGCGTGGTACCTGGCGGTGGCGTGGCGCTGGTTCGTGCCCTGCAGGCCATCAGCGAACTGAAAGGCGACAACGCCGATCAGAACGTCGGTATCACCCTGCTGCGTCGCGCTGTCGAAGCGCCGCTGCGCCAGATCGTTGCCAACTCCGGCGACGAGCCAAGCGTTGTGGTCGACAAGGTCAAGCAGGGTTCGGGTAACTACGGTTACAACGCTGCTACCGGCGAATACGGCGACATGATCGAAATGGGTATCCTGGACCCGGCCAAAGTGACTCGTTCGGCTCTGCAGGCAGCGGCTTCCGTTGCCAGCCTGATGATCACCACCGAGGCGATGATCGCTGAAATCAAGGAAGACGCTCCAGCTGGCGGCGGCATGCCAGACATGGGCGGCATGGGTGGCATGGGCGGCATGATGTAA
- the apbC gene encoding iron-sulfur cluster carrier protein ApbC has product MSAVNRATVEAVLRQYTDPYLNQDPVSAGCVRGIDIQGDRVSVQLEIGYAADLFKSGWAQMLQMAIEALDGVSAAKVDVTSVIAAHKAQAQVPGLANVKNVIAVASGKGGVGKSTTAANLALALAREGAKVGMLDADIYGPSQGIMFGIAEGTRPQVKDQKWFVPIQSHGVEVMSMAFLTDDNTPMVWRGPMVSGALLQLVTQTAWSDLDYLVIDMPPGTGDIQLTLAQKVPVAGAVIVTTPQDLALLDARKGVEMFRKVNIPVLGVVENMAVHICSNCGHAEHLFGEGGGEKLATQYGVELLASLPLSMLIREQADDGKPTVIAEPDSQIAMVYQELARHVGARIVLQEAAAPAMPNITVSDD; this is encoded by the coding sequence ATGAGCGCCGTCAATCGCGCAACGGTGGAAGCCGTCCTTCGTCAATACACCGACCCCTACCTGAACCAGGACCCGGTCAGCGCCGGATGTGTGCGCGGTATCGACATCCAGGGCGATCGCGTCAGTGTCCAGCTGGAAATCGGCTACGCCGCCGATCTGTTCAAGAGCGGTTGGGCGCAGATGCTGCAGATGGCCATCGAGGCCCTGGACGGTGTGTCTGCCGCCAAAGTCGATGTCACCAGCGTGATCGCCGCCCACAAGGCCCAGGCGCAGGTGCCGGGATTGGCGAACGTCAAGAATGTGATCGCCGTGGCCTCGGGCAAGGGCGGGGTGGGCAAGTCCACCACCGCCGCCAACCTGGCCCTGGCACTGGCCCGTGAAGGGGCCAAGGTCGGGATGCTCGACGCGGACATCTACGGTCCCAGCCAGGGCATCATGTTCGGCATTGCCGAGGGCACCCGGCCGCAGGTCAAGGACCAGAAGTGGTTCGTGCCGATCCAGTCCCATGGCGTGGAGGTCATGTCCATGGCCTTCCTGACCGACGACAACACGCCGATGGTCTGGCGTGGGCCGATGGTGTCCGGTGCCTTGCTGCAACTGGTGACGCAAACCGCCTGGAGCGACCTGGATTACCTGGTGATCGACATGCCGCCCGGCACCGGCGATATCCAGCTGACCCTGGCGCAGAAAGTCCCGGTGGCCGGCGCGGTGATCGTCACCACGCCCCAGGACCTGGCCCTGCTGGATGCGCGCAAGGGTGTGGAGATGTTCCGCAAGGTGAACATCCCGGTGCTGGGCGTGGTGGAAAACATGGCGGTGCACATCTGTTCGAACTGCGGCCACGCCGAACATCTATTCGGCGAAGGTGGCGGGGAAAAACTGGCGACCCAGTACGGCGTCGAACTGCTGGCTTCGCTGCCGCTGTCGATGCTGATCCGCGAGCAGGCCGACGACGGCAAGCCGACGGTGATCGCCGAGCCGGATAGCCAGATCGCCATGGTCTATCAGGAACTGGCCCGCCATGTGGGCGCACGGATCGTGTTGCAGGAAGCGGCTGCACCGGCGATGCCGAACATCACTGTCAGTGACGATTGA
- a CDS encoding FxsA family protein — protein MRPFLLLFLLFPVLELFVFVKVSGAIGFFPALLLVILGSMLGVFVLRIAGLATALCARESLSRGELPAQTMLEGLMLALGGGLLILPGFISDVVGLVMLLPFTRRLLANKMRQRAEEQAMRQRAFADDLQPRGGPAPREPLGREPNVIEGEFEHRDSK, from the coding sequence ATGCGCCCTTTTTTATTGCTCTTTCTGCTGTTCCCGGTGTTGGAGCTGTTCGTATTCGTCAAGGTCAGTGGTGCGATCGGGTTTTTCCCGGCCCTGCTGCTGGTCATTCTCGGCTCGATGCTCGGCGTGTTCGTGCTGCGCATCGCCGGTCTCGCCACAGCCTTGTGTGCCCGTGAAAGCCTGAGCCGTGGCGAGCTGCCTGCCCAGACCATGCTCGAGGGCCTGATGCTGGCCCTGGGTGGCGGCCTGCTGATCCTGCCGGGCTTCATCAGCGACGTGGTGGGCCTGGTCATGCTGTTGCCTTTCACCCGTCGGTTGCTGGCCAACAAGATGCGCCAGCGTGCCGAAGAACAGGCGATGCGCCAGCGGGCTTTCGCCGACGACCTGCAGCCCCGTGGTGGACCGGCGCCGCGAGAACCCCTGGGCCGAGAGCCCAACGTGATCGAAGGCGAGTTCGAGCACCGCGACTCCAAATAA
- a CDS encoding HugZ family protein, protein MSVDAAKHARELLLKEYRGMLSTHSKSMPGFPFGSVVPYCLDEQGRPLILISRIAQHTHNLQKDPKCSMLVGERGAEDIQAVGRLTYLAEARKLEDSTAIDAAAERYYRYFPESQNYHKAHDFDFWVLDPVRHRYIGGFGAIHWIDRITLANPFAGKAEAGMIEHMNADHAKAIAHYVDLADLPRTEPARLVGIDSEGMHLRIGQGLHWLAFPAPCNTPTQVREALVYLAHAEQWPKNAEADA, encoded by the coding sequence TTGAGCGTTGACGCTGCCAAGCATGCCCGAGAATTATTGCTCAAGGAATACCGTGGAATGCTCTCCACCCATTCCAAATCCATGCCTGGATTTCCGTTCGGCTCTGTCGTGCCGTATTGCCTGGACGAGCAGGGGCGGCCGTTGATCCTGATCAGCCGCATCGCCCAACACACCCACAACCTGCAAAAAGACCCGAAATGCTCCATGCTGGTGGGCGAGCGGGGCGCCGAAGACATACAGGCCGTGGGGCGCCTGACCTACCTGGCCGAGGCGCGGAAACTCGAAGACAGCACCGCCATCGACGCGGCGGCCGAGCGTTACTACCGCTACTTCCCTGAATCGCAGAACTACCACAAGGCCCACGATTTCGATTTCTGGGTGCTCGATCCGGTGCGCCATCGTTACATCGGCGGTTTTGGCGCCATCCACTGGATCGATCGCATCACTTTGGCCAACCCCTTTGCCGGCAAAGCCGAGGCGGGCATGATCGAGCACATGAATGCGGATCACGCCAAGGCCATCGCCCATTACGTCGATCTGGCCGACTTGCCCAGGACCGAACCGGCGCGACTGGTGGGCATCGACAGCGAAGGCATGCACCTGCGCATTGGTCAGGGGTTGCATTGGCTGGCTTTTCCTGCGCCCTGCAACACGCCGACACAAGTGCGCGAAGCCTTGGTTTATCTGGCTCACGCCGAACAATGGCCGAAAAATGCAGAGGCCGACGCTTGA